From Coffea arabica cultivar ET-39 chromosome 10e, Coffea Arabica ET-39 HiFi, whole genome shotgun sequence, one genomic window encodes:
- the LOC113711021 gene encoding receptor kinase-like protein Xa21 isoform X1 → MVRNMENYYKLYIELVLSTCLVVSSLAMSTTNFTTDQSALLSLKQHITSDPGGSILGNNWSTAVSVCEWIGVTCSSRHPGRVTQVNISNMGLAGTIPADIGNLSFLVSLDMRNNNFHGVPPERMVNLRRLRYIDLRYNNFVGEVPSWFGLLDKLQSLLLSKNQFSGVIPKQIGNLYKLEHLRMPYNNLEGGIPKEICNLTMLKSLVLCSNHLTALCGASRFHVKSCETVAEHRLKHKRNIRIIFVVLGTATVLSAMAFGFLFFRYRKKDIVSSRRNFSSLMSKPRFSYNELFQATDGWNNRNLLGLGSFGSVYKGTFRDGIVLAIKVFNLELEVAFESFDAECEMLSNIRHRNLTKVITCCSNADFKAIVLEYVPNGSLENWLYSQNHFLDATQRLTIMIDVAYALQYLHHGHSTPMVHCDLKPSNILLSQDMVAHLCDFGISKLLSQESSFTYTQTLATCGYVAPEYGSEGLVSTRCDVYSYGIVLMEVFTRKKPNDEMFGENLSLKSWILDSLPNAIVQVIDANLIRPDKSSFSQELNCISAIMEVAMKCSRDSPRDRSTMGDVLEELKKIKLLLSALDRED, encoded by the exons ATGGTTAGGAATATGGAGAACTACTACAAGTTATACATTGAACTTGTATTGTCTACTTGTCTGGTAGTGTCTTCTTTGGCCATGTCCACAACCAACTTCACCACTGATCAATCAGCCCTTCTTAGCTTGAAACAGCATATAACTTCTGATCCTGGAGGTTCAATCTTGGGAAACAATTGGTCCACTGCAGTCTCCGTCTGCGAGTGGATTGGAGTCACTTGCAGCTCTCGCCATCCGGGCAGAGTTACTCAGGTTAATATTTCGAACATGGGTCTGGCGGGCACCATTCCTGCAGACATAGGAAACCTCTCGTTTCTTGTTTCTCTTGACATGAGAAATAATAACTTTCATGGCGTGCCACCAGAAAGGATGGTTAATTTGCGTCGATTGAGGTACATTGATCTGAGATACAACAACTTTGTTGGAGAGGTACCATCATGGTTCGGTTTGTTGGATAAGCTCCAATCCCTGCTTTTATCCAAGAACCAGTTTAGTGGAGTTATACCAAAACAAATTGGGAATCTCTACAAGCTTGAGCACCTGAGAATGCCCTACAACAACTTGGAAG GAGGAATACCAAAAGAGATTTGTAATTTAACCATGCTCAAAAGCTTAGTCTTATGCAGCAACCACCTGACAG CATTGTGTGGAGCATCTCGTTTTCATGTCAAATCATGCGAAACTGTTGCTGAGCATAGATTGAAGCACAAGAGGAATATACGGATCATTTttgttgtgttaggaactgcaACTGTACTAAGTGCCATGGCCTTTGGATTTCTTTTCTTCAGATACCGAAAGAAAGATATTGTCTCGAGTCGAAGAAATTTCTCGTCATTGATGTCCAAACCAAGATTTTCATACAATGAACTTTTTCAAGCAACTGATGGTTGGAATAATAGAAATTTACTTGGCTTGGGGAGCTTTGGATCTGTTTACAAAGGTACTTTTCGTGATGGGATAGTTCTGGCTATCAAAGTATTTAATTTGGAACTAGAAGTGGCATTTGAGAGCTTCGATGCAGAATGTGAGATGTTGAGCAATATTCGCCATCGCAATCTAACTAAAGTTATAACTTGTTGCTCTAATGCTGATTTTAAGGCCATAGTGCTTGAATACGTGCCTAATGGTAGCCTTGAGAATTGGTTGTATTCCCAGAATCATTTCTTAGATGCTACGCAGAGATTGACTATCATGATTGATGTTGCATATGCACTGCAATATCTTCACCATGGTCATTCAACACCAATGGTCCATTGTGATCTGAAGCCTAGTAATATCTTGCTTAGTCAAGATATGGTTGCACATCTTTGTGATTTTGGCATCTCTAAATTGTTGAGCCAAGAAAGCAGCTTTACATACACTCAAACACTGGCTACATGCGGATATGTTGCACCAG AGTATGGATCTGAAGGACTGGTTTCGACGAGATGTGATGTTTACAGTTATGGAATTGTATTGATGGAAGTATTCACCAGAAAAAAGCCGAATGATGAGATGTTTGGTGAAAATTTGAGCTTGAAGAGTTGGATACTTGATTCTTTGCCAAATGCCATAGTTCAGGTTATAGATGCCAACTTGATTAGGCCTGATAAAAGCAGCTTTAGCCAGGAGCTAAATTGCATATCAGCTATAATGGAAGTGGCAATGAAATGCTCAAGAGATTCGCCAAGAGACAGAAGTACAATGGGAGATGTTCTCGAGGAATTGAAAAAGATCAAACTTCTTCTTTCAGCATTGGACAGAGAAGATTGA
- the LOC113711021 gene encoding uncharacterized protein isoform X2: MVRNMENYYKLYIELVLSTCLVVSSLAMSTTNFTTDQSALLSLKQHITSDPGGSILGNNWSTAVSVCEWIGVTCSSRHPGRVTQVNISNMGLAGTIPADIGNLSFLVSLDMRNNNFHGVPPERMVNLRRLRYIDLRYNNFVGEVPSWFGLLDKLQSLLLSKNQFSGVIPKQIGNLYKLEHLRMPYNNLEGGIPKEICNLTMLKSLVLCSNHLTGSIPQEIGNLIKLENLCLQFNSLTGSIPIGIFNISALQIFSLVRNHIIGNLPPNFGYALHNLEELEIGGNNLSGVIPRSISNCSKLARLSLGQNQFTGKVPNSIGDLKLLEVLDLSENDLTSDQSESPELSLIISLTNCKSLGRLALAGNPLNGMLPVSMGNLSNSLERIYARSCRIRGSIPESIGNLSNLIVLSLFDNALTGSIPSTLKGLQKLQGLLLYDNNIEGTIPTNLCNLLSLSTVDVSRNQISGSIPGCIGNLTSLRNLHLGFNRLASSVPRSLWNLKDLLELSLTSNILIGSLPPEIGKLEVVTLLDLSVNRFSDSIVQLGSWKM, encoded by the exons ATGGTTAGGAATATGGAGAACTACTACAAGTTATACATTGAACTTGTATTGTCTACTTGTCTGGTAGTGTCTTCTTTGGCCATGTCCACAACCAACTTCACCACTGATCAATCAGCCCTTCTTAGCTTGAAACAGCATATAACTTCTGATCCTGGAGGTTCAATCTTGGGAAACAATTGGTCCACTGCAGTCTCCGTCTGCGAGTGGATTGGAGTCACTTGCAGCTCTCGCCATCCGGGCAGAGTTACTCAGGTTAATATTTCGAACATGGGTCTGGCGGGCACCATTCCTGCAGACATAGGAAACCTCTCGTTTCTTGTTTCTCTTGACATGAGAAATAATAACTTTCATGGCGTGCCACCAGAAAGGATGGTTAATTTGCGTCGATTGAGGTACATTGATCTGAGATACAACAACTTTGTTGGAGAGGTACCATCATGGTTCGGTTTGTTGGATAAGCTCCAATCCCTGCTTTTATCCAAGAACCAGTTTAGTGGAGTTATACCAAAACAAATTGGGAATCTCTACAAGCTTGAGCACCTGAGAATGCCCTACAACAACTTGGAAG GAGGAATACCAAAAGAGATTTGTAATTTAACCATGCTCAAAAGCTTAGTCTTATGCAGCAACCACCTGACAG GTTCGATTCCACAGGAAATTGGCAACTTGATCAAATTGGAGAATCTTTGCCTTCAATTCAACAGCTTAACTGGTTCGATTCCAATTGGGATATTTAATATTTCGGCCCTGCAGATTTTCTCACTTGTAAGAAATCATATTATTGGCAATCTTCCACCAAACTTTGGTTATGCTCTACACAACTTGGAAGAACTTGAAATTGGTGGCAATAACTTGAGTGGAGTTATACCCAGGTCTATCTCAAACTGTTCAAAACTGGCCAGATTATCCCTTGGTCAGAACCAATTCACTGGCAAAGTTCCCAATTCCATTGGAGATTTAAAACTTCTTGAAGTCCTGGATTTATCTGAGAATGATCTGACTAGTGATCAATCTGAATCTCCAGAGTTGAGCCTCATCATTTCTCTCACAAATTGCAAATCATTAGGAAGACTTGCATTGGCAGGTAATCCTCTCAATGGCATGCTCCCCGTCTCCATGGGAAATCTTTCTAATTCTCTTGAAAGGATATACGCACGTAGCTGTAGGATCAGAGGTAGCATTCCAGAGAGCATTGGCAACTTGAGCAACTTGATAGTATTGAGCCTATTTGACAATGCCTTGACTGGTTCCATCCCTAGTACACTCAAAGGTTTGCAAAAGCTTCAAGGTCTATTACTTTACGACAATAACATCGAAGGAACCATTCCTACCAATCTCTGTAATTTACTAAGTTTGAGTACTGTGGATGTAAGCCGCAATCAAATTTCAGGTTCCATCCCAGGATGTATAGGTAATCTCACATCCCTAAGGAATCTCCATCTTGGATTCAACAGATTAGCCTCTAGTGTTCCTAGAAGTTTGTGGAATCTCAAGGATCTCTTGGAACTTAGCCTAACATCAAATATCTTAATTGGATCTCTTCCTCCAGAAATTGGAAAGCTAGAGGTTGTAACGTTGTTAGACTTGTCTGTGAATCGTTTCTCAGACAGCATAGTACAACTGGGGAGCTGGAAAATGTGA
- the LOC113712262 gene encoding abscisic stress-ripening protein 1-like, with product MAEEEKHHHHHLFHHKKEGEEENIVDEAAAHKYEKEEKHHKHLEKVGELGAAAAGAYALHEKHEAKKDPEHAHRHKIEEEIGASLAVGSGGFALHEHHEKKDAKKEEEKAEGKHHHHLF from the exons ATGGCGGAGGAGGAGaagcaccaccaccaccaccttttCCACCACAAGAAGGAGGGGGAGGAGGAGAATATAGTTGATGAGGCAGCAGCTCATAAATATGAGAAAGAAGAGAAGCACCACAAGCATCTTGAGAAGGTTGGGGAGCTCGGTGCTGCTGCTGCTGGAGCCTACGCCTTG CACGAGAAGCACGAAGCAAAGAAGGACCCTGAGCATGCCCACAGGCACAAGATAGAGGAAGAGATTGGTGCATCACTTGCAGTTGGTTCTGGTGGATTTGCACTCCATGAGCACCATGAGAAGAAAGATGccaaaaaagaagaggaaaaagccGAGGGAAAGCACCATCACCACCTCTTCTAG
- the LOC113712638 gene encoding uncharacterized protein, translating to MVLDSIVMLEIWMLQAKREHFFGEGISHVEAKDYDYRGRGQFPGVFTVQPSLETYDKGKDEAEEETDNGEHQYKIGGDNVFASGPINPPPDLYTYVEGGGLSGIDATYAAATLDQKKAIL from the exons ATGGTGCTGGATTCCATTGTAATGTTGGAGATATGGATGTTACAGGCGAAAAG GGAACATTTTTTTGGTGAAGGAATTAGCCACGTTGAG GCAAAAGATTATGATTATCGAGGGCGTGGACAATTTCCTGGAGTTTTTACAGTTCAACCGAGTCTGGAAACTTATGACAAG GGGAAAGACGAAGCAGAAGAAGAGACAGATAATGGAGAGCACCAGTACAAAATAGGAGGAGATAAT GTATTTGCATCTGGGCCGATCAATCCTCCACCGGATTTGTATACGTATGTAGAGGGTGGTGGACTTTCTGGAATAGACGCCACATATGCCGCTGCAACTCTAGACCAGAAAAAGGCAATTCTATGA